A part of Ischnura elegans unplaced genomic scaffold, ioIscEleg1.1, whole genome shotgun sequence genomic DNA contains:
- the LOC124173464 gene encoding histone H3, with the protein MARTKQTARKSTGGKAPRKQLATKAARKSAPATGGVKKPHRYRPGTVALREIRRYQKSTELLIRKLPFQRLVREIAQDFKTDLRFQSSAVMALQEASEAYLVGLFEDTNLCAIHAKRVTIMPKDIQLARRIRGERA; encoded by the coding sequence ATGGCACGTACCAAGCAGACAGCCCGTAAGTCGACCGGAGGCAAAGCCCCCAGGAAGCAGCTGGCCACCAAGGCCGCTCGCAAGAGCGCGCCGGCCACCGGTGGAGTGAAGAAGCCCCACAGGTATCGCCCAGGTACCGTGGCCCTCCGAGAGATCAGGAGATACCAGAAGAGCACCGAGCTTCTGATCCGCAAGCTGCCCTTCCAGCGCCTGGTCCGTGAGATCGCCCAGGACTTCAAGACCGACCTCCGCTTCCAGAGCTCCGCCGTCATGGCTTTGCAGGAGGCGTCCGAGGCCTACCTCGTGGGTCTTTTCGAGGACACCAACCTGTGCGCCATCCACGCCAAGCGCGTCACCATCATGCCAAAGGACATCCAGCTGGCACGCCGTATCCGCGGAGAGCGCGCTTAG
- the LOC124173461 gene encoding histone H2B-like produces MILKFSFSLLRNVGTNMPPKTSGKAAKKAGKAQKNISKGDKKKKRRRKESYAIYIYKVLKQVHPDTGISSKAMNIMNSFVNDIFERIAAEASRLAHYNKRSTITSREVQTAVRLLLPGELAKHAVSEGTKAVTKYTSSK; encoded by the coding sequence atgatattaaaattttcattctcgctGCTACGCAACGTTGGTACCAACATGCCACCCAAGACTAGCGGAAAGGCTGCCAAGAAGGCCGGCAAGGCCCAGAAGAACATCTCCAAGGGAGACAAGAAGAAGAAGCGCAGGAGGAAGGAGAGCtacgcaatctacatctacaaggtcTTGAAGCAGGTCCACCCTGACACCGGTATCTCCTCCAAGGCCATGAACATCATGAACTCCTTCGTCAACGACATCTTCGAGAGGATCGCCGCCGAGGCTTCCCGTCTCGCTCATTACAACAAGCGCTCCACCATCACCTCCAGGGAGGTGCAGACCGCCGTCAGGCTCCTGCTCCCCGGTGAACTGGCCAAGCACGCCGTGTCTGAGGGCACCAAGGCTGTGACCAAGTACACCAGCTCCAAGTAA
- the LOC124173466 gene encoding histone H4, with the protein MTGRGKGGKGLGKGGAKRHRKVLRDNIQGITKPAIRRLARRGGVKRISGLIYEETRGVLKVFLENVIRDAVTYTEHAKRKTVTAMDVVYALKRQGRTLYGFGG; encoded by the coding sequence ATGACCGGACGAGGCAAGGGAGGAAAAGGCTTGGGGAAAGGAGGCGCCAAGCGTCATCGCAAGGTTCTTCGCGACAACATCCAGGGCATCACCAAGCCGGCCATTCGCCGTCTGGCCCGCCGCGGAGGTGTCAAGCGTATCTCCGGACTCATCTACGAGGAGACCCGCGGTGTCCTCAAGGTGTTCCTTGAGAACGTGATCCGTGACGCCGTCACCTACACCGAACACGCCAAGAGGAAGACCGTGACCGCCATGGACGTCGTGTACGCCCTCAAGCGCCAGGGACGCACCCTGTACGGATTCGGTGGTTAG
- the LOC124173465 gene encoding histone H2A produces MSGRGKGGKVKGKSKSRSSRAGLQFPVGRIHRLLRKGNYAERVGAGAPVYLAAVMEYLAAEVLELAGNAARDNKKTRIIPRHLQLAIRNDEELNKLLSGVTIAQGGVLPNIQAVLLPKKTEKKA; encoded by the coding sequence ATGTCTGGACGCGGAAAAGGAGGCAAAGTCAAGGGAAAGTCCAAGTCCCGTTCCAGCAGGGCCGGACTTCAGTTCCCCGTGGGACGTATCCACCGTCTGCTCCGCAAGGGCAACTACGCCGAGCGCGTTGGTGCCGGTGCCCCCGTGTACCTCGCCGCCGTCATGGAGTACCTGGCCGCCGAAGTCCTGGAATTGGCAGGCAACGCTGCCCGTGACAACAAGAAGACGAGGATCATTCCCCGTCATCTTCAGCTGGCCATCCGCAACGACGAGGAGTTGAACAAGCTCCTGTCTGGCGTCACCATCGCCCAGGGTGGTGTCTTGCCCAACATCCAGGCCGTGCTTCTGCCCAAGAAGACCGAGAAGAAGGCTTAA
- the LOC124173463 gene encoding late histone H1-like, whose translation MADATAAAAAAPPAAQPSGTAAVKPLPAASAASKKASKGAASKKARAKPSHPPTSEMVNNAVKSLKERGGSSLQAIKKYIAASYKVDAEKLSPFIKKYLKSAVTSGTLVQTKGKGASGSFKLSSTTLKDKAAPAAAKAKKTAAKKTAAAKKPKPAKKEKAATKRSAPKERSKSAPPAKKAKKADKPKKKPAAAKPAAKAAKSPSKAKKAPTKPKAPKPKKTPTKPKPAAAKKAAAAPKKK comes from the coding sequence ATGGCAGACGCTACCGCAGCAGCCGCAGCAGCGCCCCCGGCGGCCCAGCCGTCCGGCACCGCAGCCGTCAAGCCCCTGCCCGCCGCCTCCGCAGCATCCAAGAAGGCCAGCAAGGGCGCCGCCTCCAAGAAGGCCCGCGCAAAGCCCTCCCATCCACCGACCTCCGAGATGGTCAACAACGCCGTCAAGAGCCTCAAGGAACGCGGCGGCTCCTCCCTCCAGGCCATCAAGAAGTACATCGCCGCCTCCTACAAGGTCGACGCCGAGAAGCTCTCCCCCTTCATCAAGAAGTACCTCAAGTCCGCCGTCACCTCCGGCACACTCGTACAGACCAAGGGCAAGGGAGCGTCGGGGTCCTTCAAGCTGAGCTCCACCACGCTGAAGGACAAGGCTGCACCCGCTGCAGCCAAGGCGAAGAAGACCGCAGCCAAGAAGACCGCCGCGGCCAAGAAGCCGAAGCCcgcgaagaaggagaaggctgccaccaagcggtccgcgcCCAAGGAGCGCTCCAAGTCCGCGCCTCCTGCGAAGAAGGCAAAGAAAGCAGACAAGCCCAAGAAGAAGCCCGCAGCAGCCAAGCCAGCGGCGAAGGCAGCAAAGTCCCCATCGAAGGCAAAGAAGGCGCCCACCAAGCCCAAGGCGCCCAAGCCCAAGAAGACGCCCACCAAGCCCAAGCCCGCGGCAGCAAAGAAGGCCGCCGCCGCCCCCAAGAAGAAGTGA